CCGATTCAAAATCTACGAGAACGGCTCTGTGAATGAATAGTCCTCTTTTCCCTGTTCTCTGCCTATTTAATTGTCTGAAGAAACACTTTGGAGCTTCCGCTGCCCTGTCAAAAGAAGCGCTGTGCCTGCTGCCAATCGGGGCGACAGGACTTGAACCTGCGACCTCTTGACCCCCAGTCAAGCGCGCTAGCCAAACTGCGCCACGCCCCGAAAAAACCTGCTTTCCTGTATAGAATCGTACCATCTTGCCGATTTTAAGACAAGAATTTTGTTCTTTCTGCGCAAAATTTACTGTCTTTGACGGCTTTAAGGTGCCTCGGGAGCAGCTTGAAAGGAAAGGGCGGCTGAATTAATACAGTACCGCAGGCCTGTGGGCGGGGGACCGTCCTGAAAAACATGTCCAAGATGGCCTCCGCACCGACTGCATAGGATCTCCGTTCGAACCATCCCAAAACTTCTGTCAATGCGGCGAATCACGGCCCCTTTTTTCTCTACCTCATAAAAGGCAGGCCAGCCGCAGTGAGAGGGGTACTTTGTCTCTGATGAAAATAACACTTGTCCGCACCCGGCACAGGTATAAACCCCTTTCTCAAAATGAGTATTATAAACGCCTGTATATGGCGGCTCTGTTCCTTTTTCTCTCAATATATTGTATTGTTGCGGAGTAAGGAGCTTTCTCCATTCAGAATCAGAACGAAGGATTTTTCCTGCGGAGGTCTCTTTCTTCTCTGTATTTTGGTCTTTGTCGCTCACTTTTGTCTGATAATAAGTATGTTTTGAACAGATATTTCTCACCCACTTGTTTGAAGGGAAAAAACATAGTAAAAAAACTATGTGCGCACACCAAAACATTGGTTTTCTTCTGAACCACGCTTATGTTTTCTGCACTGCAAAAGGATTCAAAAAACCCTTGTAATTCGAAAAGACGAAGCGGACCGTGTCTTAGGGTGCAGCGGCAGGCTTTGCGGTTTCTTGTGAAGGAGCCGTCTTGGCAGAAGGTTGCGGAACTTGTATAACAACACCCATTTTGCCCAGCTGCTCAGCCACATCGGGCTGATAGGGGTCAATCTGGATGCTTTTTCGCAGATATTCTTCAGCCTTGACCAAATCTTTCTTGTTCAGATAGAAAAGCCCAATCTGCTTGTGAAGAAGGGCTGAATTGGGGGAGCGATCGAGGGCTTTTTGATAGCAAGTGAGGGCATAGTCATCCAGTCCCTCTGCTTGGAAGGCACGTCCAAGCAAAGTAAGTGACTCCGCTGACCCTCCGGCTTGATCAATGAAGAGTTCTGCCGCAACCGTCATACGGTCGGCTTGCCGCAAATCCTTATAAACTCGAACCTTAGCGGCTTGAGCGGCATAGTGTACCGGGTCAAACTGAAGTGCTAAGGTAAACTCCCAAGCTGCCCTGTCTAAAAGTCCTTCCCTCTGATAAATCTTTCCAAGCTGATAGTGGGCCTGCGGGTCATCAAATTTTCGGTCAATTCGACTTTGAAGCTGTATTTTCTCTGAATCAATCACATCCGGATTGACGCGGTCGGAAGGTTTTTTCCCAGTTTGACAGCCAGACAAAACCCCCACAGCGGCCGCGGCCAATATTACTGTCATTTTTTTCATCTTGGTGCCTCCCTTGCGCAAGTTTCGGCAATCCTTTATGTCAAATGTCACAGCAGATTATTCTCGACAAGACCAACAGGTTTTGCAAGCAAAAACTTCTTTCCGCTCTTGTCATTCTTAAATATCAAGATTTTGAACCTCGAGGGCGTGCTCCTGGATAAACTTTCTTCTTTTTTCCACATCATCCCCCATCAGAATACTGAACAGGCGGTCCGCTTCACCGGCATCGTCCATATCCACCTTCAGAAGGGTCCGGCGCTTGGGGTCCATTGTGGTTTCCCATAACTGTTCCGAATTCATTTCGCCGAGACCTTTAAAGCGCTTAATTTCAATATCCT
The sequence above is drawn from the Anaerohalosphaeraceae bacterium genome and encodes:
- a CDS encoding tetratricopeptide repeat protein, producing MKKMTVILAAAAVGVLSGCQTGKKPSDRVNPDVIDSEKIQLQSRIDRKFDDPQAHYQLGKIYQREGLLDRAAWEFTLALQFDPVHYAAQAAKVRVYKDLRQADRMTVAAELFIDQAGGSAESLTLLGRAFQAEGLDDYALTCYQKALDRSPNSALLHKQIGLFYLNKKDLVKAEEYLRKSIQIDPYQPDVAEQLGKMGVVIQVPQPSAKTAPSQETAKPAAAP